A region from the Panicum hallii strain FIL2 chromosome 1, PHallii_v3.1, whole genome shotgun sequence genome encodes:
- the LOC112901224 gene encoding probable protein phosphatase 2C 45 isoform X2 has protein sequence MREGPWGPPPPAARLSPPPLPVLVLLLLSLLLAGRPASCSCRSEEVAGVAAAAAARMGLDGDGPPDAAGHISENGRFIYGVASSPGKRASMEDFYEARIDDVDGEKVGMFGVYDGHGGVRAAEYVKQHLFSNLIKHPKFITDTKAAIAETYNHTDSEFLKADSSQTRDAGSTASTAIIVGDRLLVANVGDSRAVICKGGQAIAVSRDHKPDQSDERQRIEDAGGFVMWAGTWRVGGVLAVSRAFGDKLLKQYVVADPEIKEEVVDSSLEFLILASDGLWDVVTNEEAVAMVKPIQDPQEAANKLLQEASKRGSSDNITVVIVRFLEGATSGDKSGEEKEKEKEAANDQTS, from the exons ATGCGCGAGGGGCCGTGGGGTCCACCGCCTCCCGCCGCGCGCCTCTCGCCCCCGCCGCTCCCGGTGCTGGTGCTCCTGCTCCTCTCCCTCCTGCTCGCGGGGCGGCCGGCCTCCTGCTCCTGCCGCTCGGAGGAAGTCGCGGGGGTGGCGGCTGCAGCAGCGGCGCGCATGGGGCTCGACGGGGACGGCCCGCCGGACGCGGCCGGCCACATCAG TGAAAATGGTCGCTTCATTTATGGAGTTGCAAGTTCTCCTGGGAAAAGAGCATCGATGGAGGACTTTTATGAAGCAAGGATAGACGACGTTGATGGAGAGAAAGTTGGAATGTTTGGCGTATATGATG GTCACGGTGGAGTGAGAGCAGCTGAATATGTCAAGCAGCACCTTTTCAGCAATTTAATTAAACACCCAAAGTTCATCACTGATACCAAGGCTGCTATCG CCGAAACTTACAACCACACAGATTCAGAATTTTTGAAAGCTGATAGTAGTCAGACTCGAGATGCTGGCTCAACTGCCTCGACAGCCATTATTGTAGGTGATCGCTTGCTTGTTGCAAATGTTGGAGATTCCAGAGCCGTTATATGCAAAGGAGGACAGG CTATTGCTGTTTCAAGGGATCACAAACCTGATCAGTCAGATGAGAGACAAAGAATTGAGGATGCTGGGGGCTTTGTTATGTGGGCTG GGACATGGCGTGTGGGTGGCGTTCTTGCCGTCTCTCGAGCATTTGGTGATAAACTCTTGAAGCAGTATgttgtcgctgatccagaaatcaAG GAGGAGGTGGTCGACAGCTCCCTTGAATTCCTCATCCTTGCTAGTGATGGACTCTGGGATGTCGTCACTAATGAG GAAGCTGTTGCCATGGTGAAGCCTATTCAGGACCCCCAGGAAGCAGCAAACAAGCTTCTCCAAGAAGCTTCGAAAAGGGGAAGTTCCGACAACATCACAGTTGTCATTGTCCGCTTCCTAGAAGGAGCGACCTCTGGCGATAAATCAGGcgaagagaaagagaaagagaaagaggcCGCCAATGACCAAACCTCCTAG
- the LOC112901224 gene encoding probable protein phosphatase 2C 45 isoform X1, giving the protein MREGPWGPPPPAARLSPPPLPVLVLLLLSLLLAGRPASCSCRSEEVAGVAAAAAARMGLDGDGPPDAAGHISNSENGRFIYGVASSPGKRASMEDFYEARIDDVDGEKVGMFGVYDGHGGVRAAEYVKQHLFSNLIKHPKFITDTKAAIAETYNHTDSEFLKADSSQTRDAGSTASTAIIVGDRLLVANVGDSRAVICKGGQAIAVSRDHKPDQSDERQRIEDAGGFVMWAGTWRVGGVLAVSRAFGDKLLKQYVVADPEIKEEVVDSSLEFLILASDGLWDVVTNEEAVAMVKPIQDPQEAANKLLQEASKRGSSDNITVVIVRFLEGATSGDKSGEEKEKEKEAANDQTS; this is encoded by the exons ATGCGCGAGGGGCCGTGGGGTCCACCGCCTCCCGCCGCGCGCCTCTCGCCCCCGCCGCTCCCGGTGCTGGTGCTCCTGCTCCTCTCCCTCCTGCTCGCGGGGCGGCCGGCCTCCTGCTCCTGCCGCTCGGAGGAAGTCGCGGGGGTGGCGGCTGCAGCAGCGGCGCGCATGGGGCTCGACGGGGACGGCCCGCCGGACGCGGCCGGCCACATCAG TAACAGTGAAAATGGTCGCTTCATTTATGGAGTTGCAAGTTCTCCTGGGAAAAGAGCATCGATGGAGGACTTTTATGAAGCAAGGATAGACGACGTTGATGGAGAGAAAGTTGGAATGTTTGGCGTATATGATG GTCACGGTGGAGTGAGAGCAGCTGAATATGTCAAGCAGCACCTTTTCAGCAATTTAATTAAACACCCAAAGTTCATCACTGATACCAAGGCTGCTATCG CCGAAACTTACAACCACACAGATTCAGAATTTTTGAAAGCTGATAGTAGTCAGACTCGAGATGCTGGCTCAACTGCCTCGACAGCCATTATTGTAGGTGATCGCTTGCTTGTTGCAAATGTTGGAGATTCCAGAGCCGTTATATGCAAAGGAGGACAGG CTATTGCTGTTTCAAGGGATCACAAACCTGATCAGTCAGATGAGAGACAAAGAATTGAGGATGCTGGGGGCTTTGTTATGTGGGCTG GGACATGGCGTGTGGGTGGCGTTCTTGCCGTCTCTCGAGCATTTGGTGATAAACTCTTGAAGCAGTATgttgtcgctgatccagaaatcaAG GAGGAGGTGGTCGACAGCTCCCTTGAATTCCTCATCCTTGCTAGTGATGGACTCTGGGATGTCGTCACTAATGAG GAAGCTGTTGCCATGGTGAAGCCTATTCAGGACCCCCAGGAAGCAGCAAACAAGCTTCTCCAAGAAGCTTCGAAAAGGGGAAGTTCCGACAACATCACAGTTGTCATTGTCCGCTTCCTAGAAGGAGCGACCTCTGGCGATAAATCAGGcgaagagaaagagaaagagaaagaggcCGCCAATGACCAAACCTCCTAG
- the LOC112877078 gene encoding putative homeobox-leucine zipper protein HOX26: MSSLTTAGSSEEHHYSVSAEEVGTHLSLGIGGSGSGGGGGRSRPRTVQLFGEVLSLQGDDHDVGERHREPTAPPASRKRRDRGGSGAAGVAASRQQNKKARKLQDADDGDRTRSMTSAGAGTGRKKLRLTAAQAAMLEDSFRAHNILSHGEKQELARRVGLSARQVEVWFQNRRARTKLKQTEVDCELLRRWCDRLTDENARLRRDLADLRAPARVAVCASCCDRQMVAAAAVRAGEMA; this comes from the exons ATGTCCAGCCTCACCACGGCCGGCAGCTCGGAGGAGCACCACTACTCCGTCTCCGCCGAGGAGGTCGGCACGCACCTGTCCCTGGGCATCGGCGGCAGCGGGTccggaggagggggagggaggaGCCGGCCGCGGACGGTGCAGCTGTTCGGCGAGGTGCTGTCGCTGCAGGGCGACGACCATGATGTTGGAGAGCGTCACCGGGAGCCCacggcgccgccggcgagcaggaAGAGGAGGGATCGCGGCGGTAGCGGCGCCGCGGGTGTGGCGGCTAGCAGGCAGCAGAACAAGAAGGCCAGGAAGCTCCAGGACGCGGACGACGGCGACCGTACTCGGAGCATGAcgagcgccggcgccggcaccgGGAGGAAGAAGCTCCGGCTCACCGCCGCGCAGGCCGCCATGCTGGAGGACAGCTTCCGCGCCCACAACATCCTCTCTCAT GGCgagaagcaggagctggcgcggCGTGTTGGGCTGAGCGCACGGCAGGTGGAGGTGTGGTTCCAGAATCGGCGGGCCCGCACCAAGCTCAAGCAGACGGAGGTCGACTGCGAGCTCCTCCGCCGCTGGTGCGACCGCCTCACCGACGAGAACGCGCGCCTCCGCCGGGACCTCGCCGACCTCCGGGCGCCCGCCAGGGTCGCCGTCTGCGCCTCCTGCTGCGACAGGCAGATggtcgccgcggccgccgtccGCGCCGGCGAGATGGCGTGA
- the LOC112894362 gene encoding DEAD-box ATP-dependent RNA helicase 35A, protein MAATAAASAAAAAAANSDEEENYEEYIPVAKRRAMEAERLRQLRLSKPAPFSSSASSLPLPPPPPLPPAQLPTVPDAAAKPSLLVKATQLKRAAPEVTATEQRIQQEKEVIDNLSDGKSLRSVRELAKGIVYTDPIETGWKPPLRLRRMPLAKANELRRKWHIIVDGNDVPPPARDFRDLRLPEPMLRMLRERGIVQPTPIQVQGLPVVLSGRDMIGIAFTGSGKTLVFVLPLIMVALQEEILMPIVPGEGPFGMIICPSRELAKQTYDVIEQFLLPLKDAGYPEIRPLLCIGGVDMRTQLDVLKKGVHIVVATPGRLKDLLAKKKMNLDNCRYLTLDEADRLVDLGFEDDIKEVFDHFKDQRQTLLFSATMPQKIQNFAKNALVKPVTVNVGRAGAANLDVIQEVEYVKEDARIIYLLECLQKTPPPVLIFCENKADVDYIHEYLLLKGVEAVAIHGGKDQEERQNAIDSFKSGKKDVLVATDVASKGLDFPDIQHVINYDMPAEIENYVHRIGRTGRCGKTGIATTFINKNQTETTLLDLKHLLKEAKQRIPPVLAELNDPLEDEEIIAKESGVKGCAYCGGLGHRVGDCPKLEHQKSMAIAGSRKDYFGGGGYRGEI, encoded by the exons ATGGCCGCCACCgcggccgcctcggccgccgcggcggcggcggcgaactcCGACGAGGAAGAGAACTACGAGGAGTACATCCCCGTGGCCAAGCGCCGGGCCATGGAGGCCGAGCGCCTCCGCCAGCTCCGCCTCTCCAAGCCGGCGCCgttctcctcctccgcctcctccctcccgctgccgcctcccccgccgctgccgccggcgcagctgCCCACCGTCCCCGACGCCGCCGCCAAGCCCAGCCTCCTCGTCAAGGCCACGCAGCTCAAGCGCGCGGCCCCGGAGGTGACCGCCACGGAGCAGCGCATCCAGCAGGAGAAGGAGGTGATCGACAACCTCTCCGACGGCAAGTCCCTCAGGTCCGTCCGCGAGCTCGCCAAGGGCATCGTCTACACGGATCCGATCGAGACCGGGTGGAagccgcccctccgcctccgccgcatgCCGCTCGCCAAGGCCAACGAGCTCCGCCGCAAGTGGCACATCATCGTCGACGGCAACGAcgtcccgccgcccgcgcgggaCTTCCGCGACCTCCGCCTCCCGGAGCCCATGCTCCGGATGCTGCGCGAGAGGGGCATCGTCCAGCCCACGCCCATCCAGGTGCAGGGGCTGCCTGTCGTGCTCTCCGGGCGCGACATGATCGGCATCGCCTTCACGGGGTCGGGGAAGACGCTGGTGTTCGTGCTGCCGCTTATCATGGTggcgctgcaggaggagataTTGATGCCAATTGTGCCCGGGGAGGGCCCGTTTGGGATGATCATCTGCCCGTCGCGGGAGCTGGCCAAGCAGACCTATGATGTGATTGAGCAGTTCCTCCTTCCACTCAAGGATGCTGGGTACCCAGAGATAAGGCCTTTGCTTTGCATCGGGGGTGTGGATATGAGGACACAGCTGGATGTGTTAAAGAAGGGCGTGCACATCGTGGTGGCAACGCCTGGCCGtctcaaggatttgcttgccaAGAAGAAGATGAATCTCGATAACTGCAG GTACTTAACCTTAGATGAAGCAGATAGGCTGGTTGATTTGGGATTTGAGGATGACATCAAGGAGGTTTTCGACCATTTCAAGGATCAAAGGCAGACCCTTCTTTTTTCTGCTACTATGCCTCAGAAGATTCAAAATTTTGCGAAGAATGCCCTTGTGAAACCAGTTACTGTCAATGTGGGGAGAGCTGGAGCAGCAAATCTTGATGTCATTCAAGAAGTCGAGTATGTCAAGGAAGATGCTAGAATTATATACCTCCTTGAATGCCTCCAAAAGACTCCACCGCCTGTTCTGATCTTCTGTGAAAACAAGGCTGATGTCGACTACATCCATGAGTACCTTCTTCTAAAGGGAGTGGAGGCTGTTGCGATCCATGGAGGAAAAGATCAAGAGGAAAGACAGAATGCAATCGACTCCTTCAAGTCTGGGAAGAAGGATGTTCTGGTGGCTACCGATGTTGCATCAAAGGGTCTTGATTTCCCTGACATCCAGCATGTCATCAACTACGACATGCCTGCTGAAATAGAGAACTATGTCCACCGAATCGGTCGAACAGGTCGATGTGGGAAGACTGGCATAGCAACTACCTTCATCAACAAGAACCAAACCGAGACCACGCTTCTCGATCTCAAACACCTGCTGAAGGAGGCAAAACAGAGGATTCCACCGGTGTTGGCGGAGCtcaatgacccattggaggatGAGGAAATAATCGCCAAGGAGAGTGGTGTTAAGGGATGTGCATATTGTGGTGGGCTTGGCCATCGTGTTGGTGACTGCCCGAAGCTGGAGCACCAGAAGTCAATGGCAATTGCAGGCTCGAGGAAAGACTACTTTGGTGGCGGGGGCTACCGAGGAGAAATATGA
- the LOC112877584 gene encoding eukaryotic translation initiation factor 5B-like produces MQSQPCDPQLRACSMKVKLEAAGKQASMAPSRSLPRCASELADPPSPFSSNPAHHPVSLPTTPSGLSSSASYAAKPGAGSPPSTPGKPKSKPTTPAAAMAAYYASQWSPRRLMQRAARAFRSSRSRRVRSRDVAGEERGSSPTSKVSDTTCAVSLGGGGAAEQAHNDGNGDAAAGVQPQQQEEERHDHPEAVPEKIIHEMNHHAPPAVAEDECGAKTAPAEDECEAKTTPAEEEKENETAAAAAPATEEVESPKKEAGPAPAPAPEPVAAAAEEVADKFVAVVKAAIRKHEEEQGEKKGMARKFQGSRVRTAMEARAESEHPRRREATPRSNDVIEEARSKLLEMRQCSRVRALVGAFETVMDSNKDAAGSTPRQHCRRSA; encoded by the exons ATGCAGAGCCAACCCTGTGATCCTCAACTTCGCGCCTGCAGCATGAAGGTCAAGCTCGAG GCCGCTGGTAAGCAGGCGTCCATGGCGCCGTCGCGGTCCCTGCCGCGGTGCGCGAGCGAGCTCGCCGACCCGCCGTCGCCGTTCAGCTCCAACCCCGCGCACCACCCCGTGTCCCTGCCCACCACGCCCTCCGGGCTGTCGTCGTCGGCGTCCTACGCGGCCAAGCCCGGCGCAGGATCGCCGCCGTCCACGCCAGGCAAGCCCAAGTCCAAGCcgacgacgccggcggcggccatggccgcGTACTACGCGTCGCAGTGGTCGCCCAGGAGGCTCATGcagcgcgccgcccgcgcgttCCGCTCCAGCAGGTCGCGCCGCGTGAGGAGCAGGGACGTCGCCGGCGAGGAGCGGGGTTCGTCGCCCACCAGCAAGGTCTCCGACACGACCTGCGCCGTGAGCctaggtggtggtggtgccgcCGAGCAAGCCCACAACGATGGCAACGGCGACGCCGCGGCCGGTGTGCAaccgcagcagcaggaggaggagcgccACGACCACCCCGAGGCCGTCCCCGAGAAGATCATACACGAGATGAACCATcacgcgccgccggccgtggcGGAGGATGAGTGCGGGGCGAAGACGGCGCCGGCGGAGGATGAGTGCGAGGCGAAGACGacgccggcggaggaggagaaggagaatgagactgccgccgccgccgcccccgccacgGAGGAGGTGGAGTCCCCCAAGAAAGAAGCGGGACCcgcaccggcgccggcgccggagcccgtcgccgcggcggccgaggaggtggcggacAAGTTCGTGGCGGTGGTGAAGGCGGCGATCAGGAAGCacgaggaggagcagggcgaGAAGAAGGGGATGGCGAGGAAGTTCCAGGGCAGCCGGGTGAGGACGGCGATGGAGGCGCGGGCGGAGTCGGAGCATCCCCGGCGGCGGGAGGCGACGCCGCGCAGCAACGACGTGATCGAGGAGGCCCGCAGCAAGCTGCTGGAGATGCGCCAGTGCAGCAGGGTCCGGGCGCTTGTCGGCGCCTTCGAGACCGTCATGGACTCCAACAAGGACGCCGCCGGCAGCACGCCGCGGCAGCACTGCCGCCGGTCGGCCTGA
- the LOC112879082 gene encoding apoptosis-inducing factor homolog B-like, with the protein MAAAAGKARVVVVGGGVAGSLLAKTMQGHADVVLVDPKEYLEIPWAELRSMVEPSFAERSLIYHKDYLTEATIVTSSAVNITNDAVLTADSQSLPYDYLVIATGHALTSPGSRAERIKEFQRDNGKIESSDSVLIIGGGPTGVELAGEIVVDYPDKKVTLIHRGPRLLEFIGDKASKKTLDWLTSKKVDVLLQQSVDLGSLSDNEKVYKTSGGETITADCHFVCIGKPLSSSWLHDTILKESLDNKGRVMVEKDLRVKGYNNVFAIGDITDIPEIKQGYLAQKHALLVAKNLKLLIKGSPNTKLATYSTGYPLALVSLGRNEGVAQLPFLTLSGCLPGKIKSRDLFIGKTRKQMGLNG; encoded by the exons ATGGCGGCAGCCGCGGGGAAGGCCAGGGTGGTGGTGGTCGGCGGTGGCGTCGCCGGCTCCCTCCTCGCCAAGACCATGCAGGGCCACGCCGACGTCGTCCTCGTCGACCC GAAAGAATACCTGGAGATCCCCTGGGCTGAACTGAGGTCAATGGTAGAGCCATCTTTTGCTGAGAGATCGTTGATCTATCACAAAGATTACCTCACCGAAGCAACCATCGTGACATCTTCTGCAGTCAATATCACTAATGATGCCGTCCTGACAGCTGACAGTCAATCTCTTCCATATGATTATCTCGTCATAGCGACTGGACATGCTTTGACTTCTCCTGGCAGTAGAGCTGAGAGGATAAAGGAATTCCAGAGAG ATAATGGGAAGATAGAATCATCAGATTCTGTACTGATAATTGGGGGTGGACCAACTGGTGTTGAACTAGCTGGAGAGATCGTGGTAGACTACCCGGACAAGAAGGTGACACTTATCCATAGAGGACCACGTCTACTCGAATTCATTGGAGATAAGGCTTCAAAGAAGACTCTTGATTGGCTGACTTCAAAGAAAGTTGATGTGCTTCTTCAGCAATCAGTTGACTTGGGTTCATTATCTGATAACGAAAAGGTGTACAAAACATCAGGTGGAGAAACAATTACTGCTGATTGCCATTTTGTATGCATTGGCAAGCCACTGAGTTCATCGTGGCTACATGACACCATCCTTAAGGAATCTTTGGATAACAAAGGGAGAGTAATGGTGGAGAAGGACCTACGAGTGAAAGGTTATAACAACGTTTTTGCTATTGGTGACATCACAGATATTCCT GAAATCAAACAAGGGTACCTCGCCCAGAAGCACGCGTTACTGGTGGCAAAGAACCTGAAACTACTGATCAAGGGTTCACCAAACACCAAATTGGCTACTTACAGCACTGGCTATCCATTGGCACTGGTCTCTCTTGGAAGGAACGAAGGGGTGGCTCAGTTACCATTCCTGACGCTCAGTGGGTGCTTACCAGGCAAGATCAAGTCTCGGGATCTATTCATAGGCAAGACAAGGAAGCAGATGGGCCTGAATGGTTGA
- the LOC112886745 gene encoding probable E3 ubiquitin-protein ligase HIP1 has translation MEEYSDRRSRTEIAFRRRGSRFSYRNQSPEERTNHNSDGLGSSTRLNHMKTGVTDNQERPRYLRDSFKSSSSKVGSASSSKFPLRKFEEKRRQPLSTGVDIAESGRRKVEPSKQLEGSKKIIVGDESSDTLRIESKGFTTEQGRLLTPGPEGSHFAGASGVSAHRAESLVRTASLSSRTHRQKEKEVNLGTPGACSSSFKEVNLGTPGACSSSLTNQSTMPRNSTTGVRPAYGHVSGVQRRGLKNLGCTSASDVQPSGCSPDSVYSRRFEFMRKRASDPESSSRSRSFSGPSNSDHSSPTYIRDTGPRIRMNEQLLSQQIRRSSSRNQQESAVSVRTRRPSHATTLRAPDERADGMLSLHESSTRNGQSAQEHLSLEEVSAESSIRPFFAELPHDIYSFSRHQSLNTRDERGRPSYLFEESPPQMFHGLMGERDGHRRITMGGIAEVLLALQRSEQQAELAYEQLLVLETNLFLGAFASHDRHRDMRMDIDNMSYEELLALEERIGSVSTALSDEQFAKCLRRSIYCPVATGVNKSVIDDIKCSICQEEYKEGEEIGQLPCEHRYHVCCIGQWLRQKNWCPVCKASAVPSMD, from the exons ATGGAGGAATATTCAGACAGGAGATCCAGAACAGAAATTGCATTTCGGAGGAGGGGTTCCAGATTCTCTTATAGAAATCAAAGTCCTGAAGAGAGGACTAATCACAACAGTGATGGACTGGGAAGCAGCACTAGACTCAATCATATGAAAACGGGAGTTACTGATAATCAAGAAAGACCAAGATATCTGCGCGATTCATTTAAATCTTCAAGCTCAAAAGTGGGGTCTGCAAGTTCCTCCAAATTTCCACTTAGAAAGTTTGAGGAAAAGCGAAGGCAGCCTTTGTCGACAGGGGTTGACATTGCTGAAAGTGGTAGAAGAAAGGTTGAACCCTCCAAGCAGCTGGAGGGTAGTAAGAAAATCATTGTAGGCGATGAGAGTTCAGACACTCTGCGGATTGAATCAAAAGGTTTTACTACTGAACAAGGTCGTTTGTTAACACCTGGTCCAGAAGGCTCTCATTTTGCTGGTGCTTCAGGTGTTTCTGCACATAGAGCTGAGTCCTTGGTCCGAACTGCTTCACTAAGTTCTAGGACACATAGACAGAAAGAGAAAGAGGTGAATTTGGGTACTCCAGGAGCATGTTCTTCATCTTTTAAAGAGGTGAATTTGGGTACTCCAGGAGCATGTTCTTCATCTTTGACTAATCAGTCTACTATGCCTAGAAATTCCACCACTGGTGTGAGGCCAGCTTATGGTCATGTTAGTGGAGTACAGAGACGTGGTCTTAAAAACCTTGGTTGTACTTCAGcatctgatgttcagccttcaGGTTGCTCACCTGATTCTGTTTATAGTAGGAGGTTTGAGTTCATGAGAAAGAGGGCTTCTGATCCTGAAAGCTCTTCCAGATCAAGGAGCTTTAGTGGACCGTCTAATTCAGATCACTCATCTCCAACATATATTCGTGATACTGGTCCCAGAATCAGAATGAATGAACAATTACTTTCTCAACAAATAAGACGAAGCAGCAGCAGAAACCAACAGGAATCGGCAGTTTCAGTTAGGACAAGACGACCTTCTCATGCCACTACGCTGAGGGCTCCTGATGAACGAGCAGATGGCATGCTTTCTTTGCATGAGTCTTCCACAAGGAATGGGCAGTCAGCTCAGGAACATCTTTCATTGGAAGAAGTCTCCGCCGAGAGTTCAATAAGACCATTCTTTGCGGAATTACCTCATGATATTTACTCATTTAGTCGTCATCAAAGCTTGAATACTCGAGATGAAAGGGGAAGACCAAGCTACCTTTTTGAAGAAAGTCCTCCACAAATGTTCCATGGACTCATGGGGGAGAGAGATGGTCATAGACGCATAACCATGGGAGGAATTGCAGAG GTTTTACTAGCATTACAGAGGTCTGAACAACAAGCTGAGCTGGCTTATGAG CAATTGCTGGTGCTGGAAACTAATCTATTCCTTGGTGCCTTTGCATCCCATGATAGGCATAGAGACATGCGGATGGATATTGACAATATGTCATATGAG GAATTACTGGCACTAGAAGAGAGAATAGGTTCTGTAAGCACAGCCCTTTCTGATGAGCAGTTTGCGAAATGCCTCAGAAGAAGCATATATTGTCCAGTTGCTACAGGAGTAAATAAATCAGTCATAGATGACATAAAATGCAGCATATGCCAG GAAGAGTACAAGGAGGGCGAAGAAATTGGGCAGTTGCCATGTGAACACCGGTACCATGTGTGCTGCATTGGCCAGTGGCTTAGGCAGAAGAACTGGTGTCCAGTATGTAAAGCGTCAGCAGTACCTTCGATGGACTAA